One genomic window of Quercus lobata isolate SW786 chromosome 9, ValleyOak3.0 Primary Assembly, whole genome shotgun sequence includes the following:
- the LOC115960155 gene encoding aspartic proteinase CDR1-like, with the protein MASSVRFHPCFLVASILSYYVIGLLATAHNVPQTQLTLHKDQHIMKFSIGTPPVDIYGTADTGSNLVWTQCLPCDACFKQIHPMFDSKESSTYREISCQSEECRILLDEATCSPQNICNYKTGYATGLSKGVWAKEKVSINSTSGQAVSFDIAFGCAHNTGGFHYEGHVTGIIGLGAGPLSFVSQIGSKRFSYCLVPYGTDPSITGKISFGNGSEVVGDGVVSTPYVGGDQYYLTLEGISVGDTYVPFNSSGKVSKGNICMDSGSPPLTLPPDFYDRLVVEVKKQISIDPIKNDTLLGTRLCYRTEITNENGPILTVHFEGADVELKPVQTFNRPVKEYEYYCFAITNIANTELDFKDGAGLYGSNVQANFLIGYDLETKMVSFKPTDCTKL; encoded by the coding sequence ATGGCAAGCAGTGTCAGATTTCATCCATGCTTCCTTGTTGCCTCTATTCTCTCATATTATGTTATAGGCCTTTTGGCTACAGCTCATAATGTCCCCCAAACACAATTAACACTACACAAAGATCAACATATCATGAAGTTCTCAATTGGCACTCCACCAGTAGACATCTATGGCACTGCAGATACAGGCAGTAACCTTGTGTGGACACAATGTCTACCTTGTGATGCCTGCTTCAAACAGATTCATCCCATGTTCGATTCTAAAGAGTCCTCCACATACCGCGAAATTTCTTGTCAATCAGAAGAATGTCGTATACTATTGGATGAAGCCACTTGTTCTCCTCAAAATATTTGCAATTACAAGACTGGATATGCTACTGGTTTGTCCAAAGGTGTTTGGGCCAAAGAAAAAGTTTCCATTAATTCTACCTCAGGGCAAGCGGTTTCCTTTGACATTGCTTTTGGATGTGCACACAACACAGGCGGCTTCCATTACGAAGGCCATGTGACGGGAATCATTGGGTTAGGAGCAGGGCCTTTGTCCTTTGTTTCACAAATTGGTAGCAAGAGGTTTTCTTATTGCTTGGTACCATATGGTACTGATCCTAGTATTACAGGCAAGATAAGTTTCGGCAATGGCAGTGAAGTTGTGGGTGATGGTGTGGTTTCAACACCATATGTAGGTGGAGATCAATATTATTTGACACTAGAAGGAATTAGTGTTGGAGACACATATGTGCCCTTTAACTCTTCAGGTAAGGTTTCTAAGGGCAACATTTGTATGGATTCAGGATCACCACCATTGACTTTGCCACCAGATTTTTATGATCGCTTAGTGGTGGAAGTGAAGAAGCAGATTTCAATTGATCCCATTAAAAATGACACTCTTTTGGGGACACGGCTTTGCTATAGAACTGAAATTACTAATGAAAATGGACCAATATTGACTGTCCATTTTGAAGGAGCAGATGTGGAGTTAAAGCCCGTACAAACTTTCAATCGACCAGTTAAAGAATATGAATATTACTGCTTTGCAATTACAAATATTGCAAATACAGAGTTGGATTTTAAGGATGGCGCAGGATTATATGGCAGCAATGTTCAAGCAAATTTTTTGATTGGGTATGACTTGGAAACAAAGATGGTCTCCTTCAAGCCAACTGATTGCACCAAACTGTAG